One window of Staphylococcus chromogenes genomic DNA carries:
- a CDS encoding M42 family metallopeptidase: MNQVNDITFNRIKTLTELHGAPNFEAPVRHFLKEQMSPYVDAFVYDRMGGIYGVKKSKKANAPRVMIAAHMDEIGFMVTEVTQEGFIKFTALGGVANDIWQGQRLKIRTSTDEEIIGVVANIPKHFRTGQEGAPKIEDLLLDIGAENKQEVFQREIAIGDPIVPHTELIQLSEHRFAGKAWDNRYGCVIALEILEALNDIDLEVDLYVGANVQEEVGLRGAEAATHLIQPDLAFVVDCSPANDMKGQSGLSGQLGQGALLRIKDGTMLLKPNFKAFLMDLATQHHIKYQYYISPGGTDGGVIHKSLTGVPTAVIGVCARYIHSTDAVFDIRDYHQAKQWLLHAIRSLNEKQIQQLQYEQ, translated from the coding sequence GTGAATCAAGTGAACGATATCACTTTTAATCGGATTAAAACTTTAACTGAATTGCATGGTGCTCCTAATTTCGAGGCGCCAGTGCGTCACTTTTTAAAAGAACAGATGTCGCCTTACGTAGACGCGTTTGTCTACGATCGTATGGGTGGTATTTATGGTGTGAAAAAAAGTAAAAAAGCAAATGCACCTCGAGTCATGATAGCTGCGCATATGGATGAAATTGGATTTATGGTTACAGAGGTTACGCAAGAAGGATTCATCAAATTTACCGCGCTTGGTGGTGTAGCGAATGATATTTGGCAAGGGCAACGATTAAAAATTCGTACCTCTACAGATGAAGAAATTATAGGGGTGGTTGCTAATATTCCTAAGCATTTTCGAACAGGCCAAGAAGGCGCACCTAAAATAGAAGATTTATTGTTAGATATTGGTGCTGAAAATAAGCAAGAAGTATTTCAACGAGAGATAGCTATTGGTGATCCAATCGTTCCACATACAGAACTTATTCAATTGTCTGAACACCGTTTTGCAGGGAAAGCATGGGACAACCGCTACGGATGTGTTATTGCCTTAGAAATTTTAGAAGCGCTCAATGACATAGACCTAGAGGTGGATTTGTATGTAGGTGCAAATGTTCAGGAAGAAGTAGGATTGAGAGGGGCAGAGGCCGCTACACATTTAATACAACCAGATTTAGCCTTTGTGGTTGATTGCTCTCCAGCCAATGATATGAAGGGGCAATCAGGTCTCTCTGGTCAATTAGGGCAAGGCGCATTGTTACGAATTAAAGATGGGACAATGCTATTAAAACCGAACTTTAAAGCCTTTTTAATGGATTTGGCCACTCAACATCATATAAAATATCAATATTATATCTCACCAGGTGGAACAGATGGTGGGGTCATCCATAAGTCATTAACGGGGGTTCCAACCGCTGTTATAGGTGTTTGTGCAAGATATATTCACAGCACAGACGCTGTATTTGATATCCGAGACTATCATCAAGCGAAACAATGGTTATTACATGCGATTCGTAGCCTAAATGAAAAACAAATTCAACAATTACAATACGAACAATAA
- a CDS encoding phosphotransferase family protein — protein MEQFYQLGWTLDSAGGASGEAYMAEQDGQKLFLKRNSNPFIAALSAEGIVPKLVWTKRIETGEVVTAQHWKNGRELEADEMNQHRVAHLLKKIHQSRPLLTMLKRMEMEPITPEIMLKKINASLSSNVLTHHIIRHALTYLESHVPEYDPRFYTVVHGDVNHNNWLLSDKDELFLVDWEGAMIADPAIDIGMLLYNYVPKNEWSSWFEIYEVKETMNLKKRMKWYTVIQSIGMVQWNEEHKRFKDMNTWLKFLHAVMKSNVFI, from the coding sequence GTGGAGCAGTTCTATCAATTAGGTTGGACGCTCGATTCAGCTGGTGGCGCATCAGGTGAAGCGTATATGGCAGAACAAGATGGTCAAAAATTGTTCTTAAAAAGAAACTCCAATCCTTTTATTGCGGCATTGTCTGCTGAAGGTATTGTGCCCAAGCTTGTTTGGACAAAGCGAATTGAAACAGGTGAAGTAGTTACGGCACAGCATTGGAAAAATGGTCGAGAACTAGAAGCTGATGAGATGAATCAACACCGAGTTGCTCACTTATTAAAAAAAATTCATCAATCACGTCCACTTCTAACCATGTTAAAACGAATGGAAATGGAACCTATCACGCCAGAGATTATGTTGAAAAAAATTAATGCGTCATTGTCCAGTAATGTTTTAACACATCACATTATTCGTCACGCATTAACTTATTTAGAATCCCATGTACCAGAATATGATCCTCGTTTTTATACGGTTGTACATGGTGATGTGAATCATAACAACTGGCTCCTTTCAGACAAAGATGAGCTTTTCTTGGTTGATTGGGAAGGTGCAATGATAGCGGATCCAGCAATAGATATCGGAATGCTACTTTACAACTACGTTCCTAAAAATGAGTGGTCTTCTTGGTTTGAAATATATGAAGTTAAAGAAACAATGAATCTAAAAAAACGAATGAAATGGTACACAGTGATTCAATCTATTGGTATGGTTCAATGGAATGAAGAACATAAGCGATTTAAAGACATGAATACATGGCTCAAATTTTTACATGCTGTGATGAAGAGTAATGTATTTATATAA
- a CDS encoding thioredoxin family protein: MKSIQNVEEYQNLTQSKSVFMFTAGWCPDCRFIEPDLLKLEEKYPNFNFASVDRDAFMDLAIDEGVMGIPSFIVYDGGERVGDYIGKERKSIEQIDQFLAQF, translated from the coding sequence ATGAAATCCATTCAAAATGTAGAGGAGTATCAAAATTTAACTCAATCCAAATCAGTTTTTATGTTTACCGCAGGATGGTGTCCTGATTGTCGTTTTATTGAACCTGATTTACTAAAGTTGGAAGAAAAATATCCTAATTTTAATTTTGCATCTGTTGACCGTGATGCTTTTATGGATTTAGCAATTGATGAAGGGGTCATGGGCATTCCAAGTTTTATTGTGTATGATGGTGGTGAACGTGTGGGAGACTACATCGGCAAAGAAAGAAAATCAATTGAACAAATCGATCAATTTCTAGCACAATTTTAA
- the pepV gene encoding dipeptidase PepV — MWREKVREYETEIVEDLKGLLAIKSVRDDAKATDELPVGPGPKEALDYMYALAKRDGFTTFDTDHIAGRIEAGKGEELFGILGHVDVVPAGDGWDTDPFEPVVTDDQIIARGTLDDKGPTIAAYYAVKILNDMNVDWKKRIHIIIGTDEESDWLCTDRYFQTEEMPTIGIAPDAEFPLIHGEKGITTFDIIQKNRVNDDNEPEVELLSLKSGERYNMVPDLAEADVLVKENVTDCIQQFEAFLNEHQLKGHHEVDSGILKLTIEGKAVHGMDPSIGVNAGLHLIHFLKDLKLDINAQNFVNLSESYLFESHFGEKMGMKFHTEAMGSLTTNFGIIKYDNKNGGQFGVNLRYPEGFDFDKAIGDFTEEVGKQGFDIKIGKVQKPHFVDPDDPFIKKLLQAYRNQTGDMRDSYTIGGGTYARNLEKGVAFGAMFEDSEDLMHQKNEYITKKQLFNATSIYLEAIHSICVEG; from the coding sequence ATGTGGAGAGAAAAAGTACGTGAATATGAAACGGAAATTGTTGAAGATTTAAAAGGATTACTTGCGATAAAATCAGTACGCGATGATGCAAAAGCCACTGATGAATTACCAGTAGGTCCTGGTCCAAAAGAAGCATTGGACTATATGTATGCTTTAGCCAAACGTGATGGATTTACGACATTTGACACAGATCATATTGCCGGACGTATCGAAGCTGGAAAAGGTGAAGAACTGTTTGGGATTTTAGGTCATGTAGACGTTGTTCCTGCAGGGGATGGTTGGGATACAGATCCTTTTGAGCCGGTGGTTACAGATGACCAAATTATTGCTCGGGGCACATTAGATGATAAAGGACCCACAATTGCAGCTTATTATGCTGTGAAAATTTTAAATGATATGAATGTGGATTGGAAAAAGCGTATACATATCATCATAGGAACGGATGAAGAATCAGACTGGTTATGTACAGATCGATACTTTCAAACTGAAGAGATGCCAACAATTGGTATTGCACCTGATGCAGAGTTTCCACTCATTCACGGAGAAAAGGGAATTACGACATTTGATATTATTCAAAAAAACCGTGTGAATGATGACAATGAACCAGAAGTTGAATTATTATCATTAAAATCAGGTGAGCGATACAATATGGTGCCTGATTTGGCTGAAGCGGATGTACTAGTCAAAGAAAATGTAACTGATTGTATTCAACAGTTTGAAGCATTTTTAAATGAACATCAACTCAAAGGTCACCATGAAGTAGATAGTGGTATATTAAAATTAACAATTGAAGGCAAAGCTGTTCATGGAATGGATCCATCCATTGGCGTTAACGCAGGATTACATTTAATTCATTTCCTAAAAGATTTAAAACTGGATATCAATGCACAAAACTTCGTAAACCTTAGTGAGTCTTATTTATTTGAATCACATTTTGGTGAGAAAATGGGCATGAAATTCCATACTGAAGCAATGGGAAGTTTGACTACGAATTTCGGTATTATAAAATATGATAATAAAAATGGTGGACAGTTCGGAGTTAATTTAAGATATCCTGAAGGCTTTGATTTCGACAAAGCTATAGGTGATTTTACAGAGGAAGTGGGTAAACAAGGCTTTGACATTAAAATTGGTAAGGTTCAAAAGCCACATTTTGTTGATCCTGATGACCCATTTATTAAAAAATTACTGCAAGCATACCGTAATCAAACTGGGGATATGCGTGACTCTTATACTATAGGTGGCGGGACATATGCACGTAACCTAGAAAAAGGTGTTGCATTTGGCGCTATGTTTGAAGATTCCGAGGATTTAATGCATCAAAAAAATGAATACATTACGAAAAAGCAACTCTTTAATGCAACAAGTATTTATTTAGAAGCAATTCACTCGATTTGCGTGGAGGGATAA
- the ytpR gene encoding YtpR family tRNA-binding protein has protein sequence MNLFYNPTGVGNVAFLQIETVDGPFEYEQFGDIIAIKKDSQIVGFNIFNAKEHLNLEGQGHIKFKEEHATAIQKLIDDSNLDYKLDADFSPKFVVGYVQQKEKHPDADKLSVCQIDVGDETLQIVCGAPNIEQGQKVVVAKVGAVMPSGMLIKDAELRGVASSGMVCSMKELNLPNAPQEKGIMVLDDHYTVGQSFFNE, from the coding sequence ATGAATTTATTTTATAATCCGACTGGTGTAGGCAATGTCGCATTCCTACAAATTGAAACAGTTGATGGACCGTTTGAATATGAACAATTTGGTGATATTATTGCCATTAAAAAAGATTCACAAATTGTAGGGTTTAATATATTCAACGCAAAAGAACATTTAAATTTAGAAGGACAAGGTCATATTAAGTTTAAAGAGGAGCATGCCACTGCAATTCAAAAATTAATCGATGACTCTAATTTGGATTATAAACTTGATGCTGATTTTTCACCAAAATTCGTTGTAGGATACGTCCAACAAAAAGAAAAACATCCAGATGCAGATAAATTGAGTGTTTGTCAAATTGATGTTGGAGATGAAACATTACAAATTGTTTGTGGCGCACCTAACATTGAACAAGGGCAAAAAGTGGTCGTTGCCAAAGTTGGAGCAGTGATGCCTAGTGGCATGTTAATTAAAGATGCAGAATTAAGGGGTGTCGCTTCTAGTGGTATGGTGTGTTCAATGAAAGAGTTGAATTTGCCAAATGCGCCACAAGAAAAAGGAATTATGGTATTGGATGACCATTATACTGTTGGACAATCATTTTTTAATGAATAA
- a CDS encoding YtnP family quorum-quenching lactonase, whose protein sequence is MKLGNFEIQSLNGGTTQMDGGAIFGVVPKPLWVKKYPVNDQNQVPLVTHPLLIQTGDKNILIDTGIGQGKLTDKQLRNYGVTEESQIARSLSQLGLTVEDIDLVLMTHMHFDHATGLTDEEGSAIFPNAWHYIQQDEWHEFISPNIRSKATYWPQNRGTYESKMILFERDIEPYPGIKMVHTGGHSYGHCIIEIESENEKAVHMADILSTSAHINPLWVTAYDDYPMQSIREKERLTRKYASEGRWILFYHDVTNLAIQLTEDGKKIQTQIKRDVNGDSDK, encoded by the coding sequence ATGAAATTAGGCAATTTTGAAATTCAATCCTTAAATGGGGGGACGACCCAAATGGATGGTGGCGCGATATTTGGAGTTGTGCCTAAACCACTATGGGTTAAAAAGTATCCAGTAAATGATCAAAATCAAGTTCCACTCGTCACACACCCTTTATTGATTCAAACAGGTGATAAAAACATTTTAATTGATACTGGGATAGGTCAAGGTAAGCTTACAGATAAACAACTGAGAAATTATGGCGTAACGGAGGAAAGTCAAATCGCTAGGTCTTTGTCTCAACTTGGTTTAACAGTTGAAGATATTGATCTCGTTTTGATGACACATATGCATTTCGATCATGCTACAGGATTAACAGATGAAGAGGGTAGCGCTATATTTCCAAATGCTTGGCACTATATACAACAAGATGAGTGGCATGAATTTATAAGCCCTAATATAAGAAGTAAAGCTACGTATTGGCCTCAAAATAGAGGGACATATGAATCTAAAATGATTTTATTCGAACGAGATATCGAACCGTATCCCGGTATTAAAATGGTTCATACCGGTGGACATAGTTATGGCCATTGTATTATTGAAATTGAAAGTGAAAATGAAAAAGCCGTTCATATGGCAGATATTCTATCAACGAGCGCACACATCAACCCACTTTGGGTGACGGCCTATGACGACTATCCAATGCAATCGATTCGAGAAAAAGAACGTTTAACGCGGAAATACGCATCTGAAGGCCGTTGGATTTTGTTTTATCATGATGTCACAAATTTGGCAATTCAACTTACGGAAGATGGAAAGAAAATTCAAACTCAAATAAAAAGAGATGTAAATGGGGATAGCGATAAATAA
- the dat gene encoding D-amino-acid transaminase codes for MTKVLLNESFVEEKDAKVAFNDRGYNFGDGIYEYVRIYDNKLFTAKEHFERLLRSANEIGLELNHTVDSLTSLVRELAQVNQVTNGGIYIQVTRGAAPRDHAFPTPAVEPVLTGFVTSYERPYKELEEGVSVVTTEDIRWLRCDIKSLNLLGNVLAKEFATKYNAEEAIQHRGDIVTEGASSNVYAIKDGAVYTHPANNYILNGITRKVIKWVCEDENIPFKEETFTVDFLKAADEVIISSTSAEVMPVVKIDGESVAEGKVGDLTRILQKGFEKYIQSHSA; via the coding sequence ATGACAAAAGTATTGTTAAACGAATCATTTGTAGAAGAGAAAGACGCGAAAGTCGCATTTAATGACAGAGGATACAATTTTGGTGACGGTATTTACGAATATGTGCGCATATATGATAATAAGCTTTTTACAGCGAAAGAACATTTTGAACGATTATTAAGAAGTGCGAACGAAATAGGCTTAGAGCTTAACCATACCGTAGATTCTCTAACATCTTTAGTACGTGAACTCGCGCAAGTTAACCAGGTGACGAATGGTGGGATTTACATTCAGGTCACACGAGGGGCTGCACCTCGTGATCATGCATTTCCAACTCCTGCAGTTGAACCTGTATTGACAGGTTTTGTAACTTCATACGAAAGACCTTACAAAGAATTAGAAGAAGGTGTTTCTGTTGTGACAACTGAAGATATTCGTTGGTTACGTTGCGATATTAAAAGTTTAAATTTATTAGGAAATGTACTTGCCAAAGAATTTGCGACTAAGTACAATGCTGAAGAAGCCATTCAACACCGCGGCGATATTGTTACTGAAGGGGCTTCAAGTAACGTATATGCAATTAAAGACGGTGCTGTCTACACACATCCAGCAAACAATTATATTTTGAATGGCATTACACGAAAAGTCATCAAATGGGTTTGTGAAGATGAAAATATTCCATTCAAAGAAGAAACATTTACTGTAGATTTCTTAAAGGCCGCAGATGAAGTCATCATTTCTAGTACATCGGCAGAGGTGATGCCTGTTGTTAAAATCGATGGTGAATCTGTTGCAGAAGGTAAAGTAGGAGATTTGACACGAATTTTACAAAAAGGGTTCGAAAAATATATACAGTCACATTCAGCGTAA
- a CDS encoding DUF1444 domain-containing protein, with translation MNVFKMRDTLKSRLTHLEVQYQFNRDQESLRIYRTDNQKGVTVKLSPIVAKYNKGQKNIIDEIVYYVEETIHQMQDEAHKILNEKRIMPVIRATSFPTQTKEGNDFVTEKHTAETRIYYALDLGKSYRLIDESLLKDLNLTEQQIKEMALFNVRKLDNPYKTDEVKGNIFYFINTNDGYDASRVLNASLLSSFEDKIEGEMLIALPHQDVLIIADIRNKTGYDIMAHMTMEFFTNGLVPITSLSLGYEKGRFEPIFILGKNNKSKLNASPNVVQHLGASKDNKNKE, from the coding sequence ATGAATGTCTTTAAAATGAGAGATACATTGAAATCACGTTTAACACATTTAGAAGTACAATATCAATTTAATCGTGACCAAGAATCATTACGAATTTATCGAACAGACAATCAAAAAGGAGTCACAGTAAAGCTGTCTCCCATTGTAGCTAAATACAATAAAGGGCAAAAAAATATCATTGATGAAATTGTTTACTATGTTGAAGAAACAATTCATCAAATGCAAGATGAAGCCCATAAGATTTTAAATGAAAAACGTATTATGCCTGTCATTCGTGCAACAAGTTTCCCAACTCAAACTAAAGAGGGAAACGATTTTGTTACAGAAAAACATACAGCTGAGACAAGAATTTATTATGCACTAGACTTAGGAAAGTCTTATCGTTTGATTGATGAGTCTTTATTAAAAGATTTAAATTTAACAGAGCAACAAATCAAAGAAATGGCTTTATTTAATGTGCGAAAATTAGATAACCCATATAAAACTGATGAAGTTAAAGGTAATATTTTTTATTTTATTAATACTAATGATGGTTATGATGCAAGTCGAGTATTAAATGCCTCATTACTCAGTTCATTTGAAGATAAAATTGAGGGTGAAATGCTAATTGCACTCCCTCACCAAGATGTGTTGATTATTGCGGATATTAGAAATAAAACAGGTTATGACATTATGGCACATATGACTATGGAGTTTTTTACAAATGGGTTAGTGCCAATTACCTCATTGTCATTAGGCTATGAAAAAGGACGTTTTGAACCTATTTTTATATTAGGTAAAAATAACAAATCTAAATTAAATGCATCTCCAAATGTGGTTCAACATTTAGGTGCCTCTAAAGATAACAAAAATAAGGAGTAG
- the trmB gene encoding tRNA (guanosine(46)-N7)-methyltransferase TrmB, translating to MRMRNKPWAESYLREHGDIVDLDGVHQQRVSSWFDKEQPIHIEIGSGMGKYITSLAALNPNINYVAIERDKNVMIRVLDKVLDQKLKNIKLLCNDAVILNEYFAPHEVSRLYLNFSDPWPKTRHAKRRLTNHRFLTIYKQILHPEGELHFKTDNRGLFAYSLESMSQFGMYFTKINLNLHQEDEGDNIPTEYEFKFAEKGSRIYRMEAKFHQDFTHMMNKD from the coding sequence ATGAGAATGAGAAACAAGCCTTGGGCTGAATCTTATCTAAGAGAACATGGGGATATTGTGGACTTAGACGGGGTACATCAACAACGTGTTTCGTCTTGGTTTGATAAAGAGCAACCTATTCACATTGAAATTGGTTCAGGTATGGGGAAATATATTACTTCCCTTGCGGCTCTAAACCCTAATATTAATTACGTGGCGATTGAACGTGATAAAAATGTTATGATTCGCGTATTGGATAAGGTCCTAGACCAAAAGTTAAAAAACATAAAATTGCTTTGTAATGATGCAGTCATACTTAATGAATACTTTGCTCCACACGAAGTCAGTCGTCTGTATCTGAATTTCTCGGATCCATGGCCTAAAACGAGACACGCTAAACGTCGCCTCACCAATCACCGTTTTTTAACTATTTATAAACAAATACTTCATCCTGAGGGTGAACTTCATTTTAAAACAGATAATCGAGGCCTATTTGCCTATAGCTTAGAAAGTATGTCTCAATTCGGAATGTACTTTACAAAAATAAATTTAAATCTCCATCAAGAAGATGAAGGAGATAATATCCCAACAGAGTATGAATTTAAATTTGCTGAAAAAGGCTCTAGGATTTATCGCATGGAAGCGAAGTTTCATCAGGATTTTACACACATGATGAACAAAGACTAA